One Candidatus Poribacteria bacterium genomic window, CGTTTCAACAATACCATCCGTCACACCTTCAATCATTTCAACAATATTATCCGTCACACCTATCAAATCCGCACCAATCTCATCTAACGGGCGGGGCGGTTTGAACACATAGAAATACCGGTTAAAGGGAATCTCGTAACCCTCTTTTGTCTTGCTGTAATCAATCCATCCATCGGGCACATGAGGTTGAATTTCGCGTTCGAAATACGCATCGATATCCTCTCGCAACGGCACATTCTCATAATCGCGCAAATCGGGATCGGGTTCTGATTCTCCCTTGCGATTGGTACAAACATCCGCGGTCTCATCATACTCGCTCAAGGATTGATAAATCAACTTCAACTGAGCCGTAGTAATATTCACTTGCGCCCCTGTAAAAGCATCTGTAAGAATGCCAATAAATTCATCTCGGTTTTTATACAAACAATCACTCTCAAGCGTAGCCAGAACCTCGAGAATGCGTCGTTGCTGTTCTTGCGGCAAACGGGCAAAACTCCTCGCCGATTTGAAAATCTCAATACGATCTTCACGCACCTGAAAATTGCGCTTGAGCGGGCGCTCAATGGTAATGCGCTGATATCCGAAATCAACATTGTCAAAAATCTTCACCCGGTCCTGCACATCCTCAAAATCGCCAAACAATTGCGTAATCTCCGCGATCTGTCCATCGGAAATCTCCTTGCGCTTGCTACCCAAGCTCTGGATCATTGCAACGTGAAAATCTGCGGCATTGATCAAT contains:
- a CDS encoding N-6 DNA methylase translates to RWIIENDYLEAIIALPTDMFYNTGIATYIWIITNQKTPQRKGKVQLINAADFHVAMIQSLGSKRKEISDGQIAEITQLFGDFEDVQDRVKIFDNVDFGYQRITIERPLKRNFQVREDRIEIFKSARSFARLPQEQQRRILEVLATLESDCLYKNRDEFIGILTDAFTGAQVNITTAQLKLIYQSLSEYDETADVCTNRKGESEPDPDLRDYENVPLREDIDAYFEREIQPHVPDGWIDYSKTKEGYEIPFNRYFYVFKPPRPLDEIGADLIGVTDNIVEMIEGVTDGIVETVGGILNG